Proteins encoded by one window of Winogradskyella sp. PG-2:
- the ahcY gene encoding adenosylhomocysteinase: MSTKTIAYVPNKVKDVSLAAWGRKEIELAEAEMPGLMSLREEYQNEQPLKGARIAGCLHMTIQTAVLIETLQALGAEVTWSSCNIFSTQDQAAAAIAAAGTAVYAWKDMTEEEFDWCIEQTLFFGEDRQPLNMILDDGGDLTNMVLDKYPELADGINGLSEETTTGVHRLYERVKNGTLPMPAINVNDSVTKSKFDNKYGCKESAVDAIRRATDIMLAGKRVTVCGYGDVGKGTAASFKGAGSIVTVTEIDPICALQAAMDGFEVKKLETVVGNSDIIITTTGNKDIVRAEHFEAMKDKVIVANIGHFDNEIQVGWLNEKHGSTKDTIKPQVDKYTINGKDIILLAEGRLVNLGCATGHPSFVMSNSFTNQTLAQIELWNNAEAYGNDVYMLPKALDEKVAKLHLAKIGVELTELADYQADYIGVKVEGPYKPEHYRY, translated from the coding sequence ATGAGTACAAAAACAATTGCTTATGTACCTAATAAGGTAAAAGACGTGTCGCTTGCGGCTTGGGGAAGAAAAGAAATTGAATTAGCTGAAGCAGAAATGCCAGGTTTAATGAGTCTTCGTGAAGAATACCAAAACGAGCAACCTTTAAAAGGAGCGCGTATTGCAGGCTGTTTACATATGACCATACAAACTGCTGTTTTAATTGAAACATTACAAGCACTTGGAGCAGAAGTAACTTGGAGTTCTTGTAATATATTCTCTACTCAAGATCAGGCTGCGGCTGCTATTGCTGCGGCTGGTACTGCTGTATATGCATGGAAAGACATGACTGAAGAAGAGTTTGACTGGTGTATTGAGCAAACTTTATTCTTTGGAGAAGATAGACAACCACTAAATATGATTTTAGATGATGGTGGTGATTTAACTAACATGGTATTAGATAAATACCCAGAATTGGCTGATGGAATAAATGGTTTATCTGAAGAAACAACTACTGGAGTTCATAGACTTTACGAACGTGTAAAAAATGGAACTCTACCAATGCCAGCTATTAATGTAAACGATTCGGTTACTAAATCTAAGTTTGATAACAAATATGGTTGTAAAGAATCTGCTGTAGATGCGATTAGAAGAGCTACAGATATTATGTTAGCTGGAAAACGTGTAACGGTTTGTGGTTATGGAGATGTTGGTAAAGGTACTGCTGCGTCTTTTAAAGGTGCTGGTTCTATTGTAACAGTTACAGAAATTGATCCTATTTGTGCATTACAAGCTGCAATGGACGGTTTTGAAGTAAAGAAATTAGAAACTGTAGTTGGTAATTCTGATATCATTATTACAACGACAGGAAATAAAGATATTGTACGTGCTGAGCATTTCGAAGCTATGAAAGACAAAGTTATTGTGGCTAATATTGGTCACTTTGACAATGAAATACAAGTAGGTTGGTTAAATGAAAAGCATGGTAGTACTAAGGATACAATTAAGCCTCAAGTAGATAAATACACCATCAACGGAAAAGATATTATTCTTTTAGCTGAAGGTCGCTTAGTCAACTTAGGTTGTGCAACTGGTCATCCTAGTTTTGTAATGAGTAATTCATTTACTAACCAAACCTTAGCACAAATCGAACTTTGGAATAACGCTGAAGCATACGGAAACGATGTTTATATGTTACCGAAAGCTTTAGACGAAAAAGTAGCAAAATTACACTTAGCAAAAATTGGTGTAGAGCTTACTGAATTAGCAGATTACCAAGCTGATTACATTGGCGTTAAAGTTGAAGGGCCTTATAAGCCTGAGCATTATCGTTATTAA
- a CDS encoding 4'-phosphopantetheinyl transferase family protein yields the protein MPLYKSISVNSQTTVKIWKIEESYTELVRPLDLKPQSLERVLGMKSELHQRGFLSVRHLLREFGYTDQDLDYDDNGKPYLKDGKHISITHSFTFSGVIISDKEVGIDIEKQRDKIAVIAKKFVNYEFNYLDIKAKDYIKKLTVIWGIKESLYKLFATPGMLFREHFLVIPFMLEDSETIAWIDYKDRKYRYNTAFLEFEDFTCAYVIPE from the coding sequence ATGCCACTGTATAAATCCATTAGTGTAAACTCACAAACTACTGTTAAAATCTGGAAGATTGAAGAATCTTATACCGAATTAGTGAGACCACTCGATTTAAAACCTCAAAGTTTAGAGCGTGTTTTAGGTATGAAAAGTGAACTACATCAACGAGGATTTTTGAGTGTTAGGCATCTACTTAGAGAATTTGGTTATACAGATCAGGATTTAGATTACGATGATAATGGAAAACCATATTTAAAAGATGGTAAACATATTTCAATTACGCATTCCTTTACCTTTTCGGGAGTCATTATAAGTGATAAAGAAGTGGGTATTGATATTGAAAAACAACGAGACAAAATCGCAGTTATAGCCAAGAAATTTGTAAACTATGAATTCAATTACTTAGATATAAAAGCTAAGGATTATATCAAGAAATTAACGGTGATCTGGGGAATTAAAGAATCTTTATACAAATTATTTGCAACGCCAGGAATGTTATTTAGAGAACACTTTTTGGTGATTCCTTTTATGTTAGAGGATAGTGAGACTATTGCTTGGATAGATTATAAAGATAGAAAATATAGGTATAATACAGCTTTTTTAGAGTTTGAAGATTTTACTTGTGCTTATGTCATTCCGGAATGA
- a CDS encoding geranylgeranylglyceryl/heptaprenylglyceryl phosphate synthase — protein sequence MKGIYQNIITSISNSEKLLAVLIDPDKMKPKVVSSFISKVNQSLATHIFVGGSEVEEGFTDALVTEIKKHTGLPIILFPGDVTQITDKADAILFLSLISGRNPDYLIGKHVEAVSKLSKMNLEVLPTGYLLIENGKQTSVERVSKTKPIKRNQIQSIINTAKAGELLGMKLIYLEAGSGAKDSIDSHTISMVKQELNVPLIVGGGIRSKVELELAFKAGADLVVIGTAFEEDESFFNEIKK from the coding sequence ATGAAAGGTATATATCAAAATATAATTACTTCAATTTCAAATTCTGAAAAACTATTAGCTGTTTTAATTGATCCAGATAAAATGAAGCCTAAAGTAGTTTCATCATTCATTTCTAAAGTTAATCAATCATTAGCAACACATATTTTTGTTGGTGGAAGTGAAGTTGAAGAAGGATTTACTGATGCTCTAGTTACAGAAATTAAAAAACATACAGGATTACCTATCATTTTGTTTCCTGGAGATGTAACTCAGATTACAGATAAAGCAGATGCAATTTTATTTTTGTCTTTAATTTCAGGAAGGAATCCAGACTATTTAATTGGGAAACATGTTGAAGCCGTTTCAAAATTGTCTAAAATGAATCTTGAAGTGCTTCCAACGGGTTATTTATTGATTGAAAATGGGAAACAAACATCAGTAGAACGTGTTAGTAAAACTAAGCCTATTAAACGAAATCAGATTCAATCCATTATTAATACAGCAAAGGCAGGTGAACTTTTAGGCATGAAACTAATTTATTTGGAAGCTGGGAGTGGTGCTAAAGATTCAATTGATAGTCATACAATTTCAATGGTGAAGCAAGAATTAAATGTTCCTCTTATTGTTGGAGGAGGTATAAGAAGTAAAGTAGAATTAGAATTAGCATTTAAAGCTGGAGCCGATCTAGTAGTTATTGGTACAGCCTTTGAAGAAGATGAATCGTTCTT